The Halichondria panicea chromosome 6, odHalPani1.1, whole genome shotgun sequence genomic sequence TGCGACAACCCATCGCCAGTTCATCTTCAACGCCGTCAATGCCCTGCTGCTTTTAGAGGGTAGGGATACTTCTGGAGGCTgagaagctgtgtgtgtgtgtgctgtgtgtgtgtacaggggAATAGCTGACGTTTAGTGTTGATAAGGTAATGCAAACCATAATATCAATTTAGTATAGCATTAGTACATAcctatatatgtataattatgctcaacgTTCACAAAAATCCCTTGCATTGACCTTTTGATGAACACTGGTATAGCACGTATTACTTACAATACAGTTTATGTGATGCACATTGTTGCCctatagcctcgtccccacacCTTCCTCTCCTTGTTAATGTCACAACGACTGACTTATTTCATATGGCGTACGTGGTTATAATTTCTGCTACTTTAATATGAGGACCAGAACTAAACTTCTTAGCGTATAGTGGTTAGAAAGCTGACCTGTTGGTTGACTTGAGTTGACAGGAGGTGGTAGTGCTGCTCCATTTAGTGCTGCTCCACATGTGCCTGTGAACAATGGAGCAATAACTAGTTTAATAATAAAAGCAGTCTTATCGTAGCTGCTATATTATACACTAGCAGTTGTCATGACATCAGGTGGATGTTATTGTATACATTATTTACAGTGTGATAaacatgtataccgtattactagaatttttgcgagcatcaaacataataatGCGAACTTTatcaataaaatcgcaaaacctaattaatgaaagcaccgcgggtcctcggtggaggtgccaaagttacataacataaagctactaatagctagcttttatacacacattgattataattatcatttttaattttcctgcatgcagaatccaggtAATGAttgacgatgattgttgttaaaaatgatcgatgccaaaagttcaagtctaaaattaatggctgagcagagccttgcagctaccaatagctagcgttctagtatAGAGCtatctactaagtagagtagcaacactcggtgaacaagttttacTACGGACTCCTCTGAAAAGGCtccaatggcattccaagtgagcaaaactaggcataacttgagaacgaagctttattttgcaaatccacaaatacgaatccaagaaaacatgactagaagcctatagaaactcttacttgcacttcattgatccttgagcagctgtaacagtctacacacacacacacatgcacacacacaaacacactaccatacacctcgcttgcgcatgcgcaccgaggcataattattattactaaatACACAGTATCCTTGCCAAAACGCAAtagcaaagggtcaactttttgatctgctgatttggctcattcgcaaaggttttcacctgcaaaatattctgTATGAGAATTGATTTTACAGCTCTTACGTGTTGTGCTATCATTTTTCATTTCCTTTTTCGTTTCCTCATAATCACCCTCGAGCAGTTTAACCAAGTCTTCATGAGCTTTTCCAGCCTCTTTATAAGTATTCTTCAGGCACTCAATGAACCTCAATAAATAATCGTATTGCTCACACTTCGGGATAGAGTCAATAATACGGTTTCTCTTGTCAACTTCAGTTTGTAAATCTACGTAAGCTTCTTGTGCGTCTTGGGGAACTATTTTAGCTTGCACTAAAAAATCAAAAGCCACTCTGATGCTAAGATTTTTTCGGATGCTTTCCTTGTTCTTTCTCCACACAGTGTCTGAGATCAACTTCTCTCGACTTTTTCCTATAAAGTAAGCCAGCATGAAATAATTGACTAATTTATACTATAGAAAAACGCTAATTAATCAATTACAACAGAACCTGAAAGAAGCGAGTGgagtaattatatatatagcataattattattatgagctATTTAACGCACCTTGTGACTCAGCCATTAACATTAACAGGATCGTGGGAGAGATGACTGAATAAACTAACTTCAGGGCAGCCCTGACACGTACTTGTGGAAACAAAGAAGCATGAAAAGTGAACACACTTATATGGTCGTCACGAAATCTATTATCACTATCAGGTGATTGTGACCACGTGCATTTGTTAAAGTTATATTGCATGGCATACAGGATTTTCTTATATAGGTCTGGATGTTTAGTGTGTAGCTACTTCAGTTCATTGCATGACTGGTAATAATTCATGGTGCTCCAGATCTGaatgttgacatgcatgcatggtagatAGGTAATTATGGCCTTAAGTAATTAATTAAGTACAGATTTTATTTCTCACCTCTCACCAAGGCTGGTAGATCTAGATCGATCTATGAGATCTAGTTTAAAAAGTTCTGCAGTGGCCTATTAAacagtagcataattatagtctagtCAGCTAGTCCTGTTCTGTTCATTTCCTGCACAAACTCCTCCTATATCATCCTAGATCTAGATTGAgaaaggggtggggctgctctAGCTTGCATAGCTCATGGGAATTACTTTTAAATTTCTTCCCCTTTTAGTGTGTGTTCATTGTTCAAGCTTTCAGAAAGGATAAGCATATACTGACCCCACAtcctagctatagctagcaaacTACATTAGTGGTTAAAGCAGCACatctgcatgataattatctaCAATAGATAGTTCTTGAAGATGGGTGACTATCCCTTGCAGATTATCATTGATGGAACCCCACCTCTCGACGCAAACACTCTGAAGAAAGCAGTGATCAGAGTAAGTCATCTTTCTAGAAGGTTTTCcatataaggtcatgcttGCAAAACTTAAGACGATACCCAATCCCCGACGTTTTGTATACACAGTACTTATTCTGTAATCTGCTCCTgttattatacacatacagttgactgtacatacatgcttGCTCTATAGTACAGTGaaaccataataataattattgttacttTGCTCTGATTATAGAAATTGGGCTCTTCAGGAAGTTTTAGCTCCAATACGTTTCCCATTCGAAACCTTGCCTACCAGACTATTAGTGGCAACCTGACATGCTCGGGAGATTCAAATACAAACAAGCCATGTTTGAATGTAACTGTCACTATCTTCAACGTTGGAAGTCTTGACGTACCAGAGATTGTGAAAGAAGCTTTGCACTTAATACAGAGGGGTCTAGAATCTTGTATACCTGATTATGCgtaagtttataattatagcccttCAATTCAGGTAAATTATTTTTATGGGTGCTAATTTCTGCGAATTGtgcgaatataattataagagtaaaatcgcaaaatttGTACTTGCAGATAATGGAAAATGCAATGATAACACCATAAAAAATTTATCATGCGAGTTAATTAAaaacgctatgaataacattaatttcacaactaaATCGCAGACAAATAATGTCACCATAAGGTATTATAGCTTATGGTGATAATATATCTATAAATACACATAATGTATTCTATAGTCAAATAAAACTACGTATACATTGTGTATGATAATAAGTATCATCGCAAATGGCTGTAAATTCCATTCATGGCCGGTGATATAATATAGTATTGCTACGTCTACAGGGTAATTGTGAACCCAAAGTTTGATCCAAGCTATGCGGCGCTAACAATACTACGAAAAATCGAGGAGATCAAACTTGAAAACTTTGAGAAAGTGAAAGAGGAGCTATATCGAGAGTTAGGAGTGCCTGCTGGTGGATCTTTGCAGCTCAAATCAAAGCTATGATCGATTGAGATGTCTACCAAGAACTATGATAGCTAGCAGCGGAGAACACAAGTATTACTATTCTGTTTATGTAATTTTTGTATgggtatatattattattataatttttatatagaGACAATTAAAATACATTATAGTGCTAGGGTGTGTTTGAACATTACTTTTACTTAACGTACTGCATGACACATTATATAAATATTAAGAGGACGGTAATTGCATGGAAACCTCATGCAAGGATTGACATCGCTGATCAGGTTTGTACACTTACAGTACgcgtggaacctctgttaacaactaCCTCCGattaaaggccagttgctatatttaacagccaggcacccaggtcccaaatgaacagtttgtgtatacaaagcaacctctcaacaaaggtaAAGGCCttaaaacattgttccccaaaggtgtccattatagaggggttccactatAAATCAACTGCTgcaatcataataattgtatagaAGGTGCTGCATGAAAATAGATACAAAAAAGCATCAACATAGAAGGTGCAAAAAATTGACATACAGACATCTATACGTAATGGTATCTAGCAGTTTCAGGGTGATGTCTGTCATTCTTGTGCTGTGTGGGAGGTGATGGCACTGATGGCGGAGGCTGCAGAGAACAAATTGTGGAACATTATTGGGTATCCACTCCAGTGCAGCAATAAACTATATAAGGACAAGCTAAGTAAGCGAAGTTTATATACAGCCACATGCATTGGGAAccttaaaattataataatagcaaaATACATCACCTCACAGGGAAATCATACAGAAAGGAAATACTATAAAAGTCATTGTACAAATGTACCATGAGTACACGTACTGCTCGGCTATTGTATCCTTTTAGAGTGTCCATTGTAGATACGACCTTTTGTGGGATTGGATTGTTGAGATAACAAAGTGTGTGGTTCTAACCACAAGCACCATTGTTTGACACGGCATGCATACCGGGTTCGAATGCGTAGTTAATCATTTATGAaggatactgcatgtactaactagcctgaTTGCGTTACTTCTTTATAAATGAAagacaaaataatgtgcaaCCATTGTGAAAGCTCCCAGTTCAAAAAGAGTATTGCATTTGAAACCcgataaaattataattatacggcaCCACTATTTTGCTTACCCTAATACTGGAGTTTTTGAGGGAATCCAGCGATGAAATCTGTGGAATGTTAGCCAGAATAATCCCCCGAGCTCCGGTCTGACCGCCTACACCTGACTGGGACCCACTA encodes the following:
- the LOC135337655 gene encoding uncharacterized protein LOC135337655 produces the protein MGDYPLQIIIDGTPPLDANTLKKAVIRKLGSSGSFSSNTFPIRNLAYQTISGNLTCSGDSNTNKPCLNVTVTIFNVGSLDVPEIVKEALHLIQRGLESCIPDYAVIVNPKFDPSYAALTILRKIEEIKLENFEKVKEELYRELGVPAGGSLQLKSKL